Proteins found in one Halanaerobiales bacterium genomic segment:
- a CDS encoding zinc dependent phospholipase C family protein, protein MKKLEARTHTLLAKKIYNFFKKRNVNLSKFWLTIGSVKPDFTNDDINHYKDESIYLFYEKFSELKNIDPEKDIKNFSMKLGEIFHYTADFFCHAHNNKKMENNYLYHFKYEWQLNKFAYNSKSEIFNLKHLDPYIYQLTLKELMNYKHKEYSNKKTSFKNDLFYSFQFSIFITNKLLANAYNQKLSNPNFNLNIAK, encoded by the coding sequence GTGAAAAAACTGGAAGCTCGCACCCATACTTTATTAGCAAAAAAAATCTACAATTTTTTTAAGAAAAGAAATGTGAATTTATCTAAATTTTGGCTGACTATAGGAAGTGTTAAACCGGATTTTACTAATGACGATATTAATCATTATAAAGATGAAAGTATATATTTGTTTTACGAAAAATTCTCTGAATTAAAAAATATTGACCCAGAAAAAGATATTAAAAATTTTTCAATGAAATTGGGAGAAATTTTTCATTATACTGCTGACTTTTTTTGTCATGCTCATAATAATAAAAAAATGGAGAATAATTATCTATATCATTTTAAATATGAATGGCAACTTAATAAATTCGCTTATAATTCTAAAAGTGAAATATTCAATCTAAAACATCTCGATCCCTATATTTATCAATTAACATTAAAAGAATTGATGAATTATAAACATAAGGAATACTCAAATAAAAAAACTTCTTTTAAAAATGATCTTTTTTATTCTTTTCAATTTAGTATATTTATAACTAATAAATTACTTGCCAATGCCTATAATCAAAAACTATCTAATCCAAAT